One Tenrec ecaudatus isolate mTenEca1 chromosome 11 unlocalized genomic scaffold, mTenEca1.hap1 SUPER_11_unloc_2, whole genome shotgun sequence DNA segment encodes these proteins:
- the LOC142435926 gene encoding histone deacetylase 8-like isoform X2 yields MEESEDGGQSLAPVYIYSPEYVRMCDSLSKVPKRASMVHSLIEAYALHKQMRIVKPKVASMEEMASFHTDAYLQHLQVVSQDGDDDHPDSIEYGLGYDCPATEGIFDCAAAVGGATITAAQCLIDGKSKVAINWSGGWHHAKKSTYCLAED; encoded by the exons ATGGAGGAGTCTGAGGATGGTGGGCAGTCGCTGGCCCCGGTTTACATCTACAGTCCTGAGTATGTCAGGATGTGCGACTCCTTGTCGAAAGTCCCCAAACGG gcCAGTATGGTACATTCTCTGATTGAAGCATAcgcgctgcataagcaaatgag gattGTTAAGCCCAAAGTGGCGTCCATGGAGGAGATGGCCTCCTTTCATACAGATGCCTATCTGCAGCATCTCCAGGTGGTCAGCCAAGATGGTGATGATGACCACCCCGACTCCATAGAATATGGGCTAG GTTATGACTGCCCAGCCACTGAAGGGATATTTGACTGTGCAGCAGCTGTAGGAGGAGCTACAATCACAGCTGCCCAATGCCTGATTGATGGAAAGAGCAAAGTAGCAATTAACTGGTCTGGAGGGTGGCATCATGCAAAGAA
- the LOC142435926 gene encoding histone deacetylase 8-like isoform X3 has protein sequence MEESEDGGQSLAPVYIYSPEYVRMCDSLSKVPKRASMVHSLIEAYALHKQMRIVKPKVASMEEMASFHTDAYLQHLQVVSQDGDDDHPDSIEYGLGYDCPATEGIFDCAAAVGGATITAAQCLIDGKSKVAINWSGGWHHAKKKKKVH, from the exons ATGGAGGAGTCTGAGGATGGTGGGCAGTCGCTGGCCCCGGTTTACATCTACAGTCCTGAGTATGTCAGGATGTGCGACTCCTTGTCGAAAGTCCCCAAACGG gcCAGTATGGTACATTCTCTGATTGAAGCATAcgcgctgcataagcaaatgag gattGTTAAGCCCAAAGTGGCGTCCATGGAGGAGATGGCCTCCTTTCATACAGATGCCTATCTGCAGCATCTCCAGGTGGTCAGCCAAGATGGTGATGATGACCACCCCGACTCCATAGAATATGGGCTAG GTTATGACTGCCCAGCCACTGAAGGGATATTTGACTGTGCAGCAGCTGTAGGAGGAGCTACAATCACAGCTGCCCAATGCCTGATTGATGGAAAGAGCAAAGTAGCAATTAACTGGTCTGGAGGGTGGCATCATGCAAAGAA gaagaagaaagtgcactga